The Bos mutus isolate GX-2022 chromosome 12, NWIPB_WYAK_1.1, whole genome shotgun sequence genome includes a window with the following:
- the LOC102268523 gene encoding sentrin-specific protease 8 — protein sequence MDPVVLSYMDSLLRQSDISLLDPPSWLNDHVIGFAFEYFANSQFHDCSDHVCFISPEVTQFIKCTGNPAEIAMFLEPLDLPNKRVIFLAINDNSNHTAGGTHWSLLVYLQDKNGFFHYDSYGSSNSFHAKQVAEKLEAFLGRKGNKLAFVEEKAPAQQNSYDCGMYVICNTEALCQNFFRQQPQSLLQLLTPTYITKKREEWKDLIARLAKN from the coding sequence ATGGACCCAGTAGTCTTGAGTTACATGGACAGTCTACTGCGGCAATCAGACATCTCACTACTGGATCCTCCAAGCTGGCTCAATGACCATGTTATTGGGTTTGCCTTTGAGTACTTTGCCAACAGTCAATTTCATGACTGCTCTGACCACGTCTGTTTCATCAGCCCCGAAGTTACTCAGTTCATCAAGTGCACTGGCAACCCAGCAGAAATCGCCATGTTCCTTGAACCCTTGGACCTCCCCAATAAGAGAGTTATATTTTTAGCCATCAATGATAATTCCAACCACACAGCTGGGGGAACCCACTGGAGCTTGTTGGTATATCTGCAAGATAAAAATGGCTTTTTTCATTATGATTCTTACGGTAGTAGTAACTCATTCCATGCAAAACAGGTAGCAGAGAAACTAGAGGCTTTCTTaggcagaaaaggaaacaaactggCCTTTGTGGAAGAGAAAGCCCCTGCTCAACAAAACAGCTATGACTGTGGGATGTATGTGATCTGTAACACTGAGGCCTTGTGTCAGAACTTCTTTAGACAACAGCCACAATCACTACTGCAGCTACTCACTCCTACATACAtcacaaagaagagagaagaatggaaagaTCTCATTGCCAGACTTGCTAAAAATTAG